The proteins below are encoded in one region of Brassica napus cultivar Da-Ae chromosome A6, Da-Ae, whole genome shotgun sequence:
- the LOC106348516 gene encoding CBL-interacting serine/threonine-protein kinase 25-like, which yields MEEERRVVLFGKYEIGRLLGKGTFAKVYHAKHITTGESVAIKIINKDHVMKRNGMMDQIKREISIMKLVRHPNIVELKEVMATKTKIFFVMEFVRGGELFAKVVKGKLKEDAARRYFQQLISAVDFCHSRGVSHRDLKPENLLVDENGDLKVSDFGLSALPEQLLQDGLLHTQCGTPAYVAPEVLRKKGYDGAKADIWSCGVVLYVLLAGYLPFQEENLMNMYRKIFKAEFDFPPWFSPEARRLISKLLVVDPEKRISIPAITRTPWFRKSFKAPMITVLNDGEEEEDGAAAPAVVVSPKFFNAFEFISSMSSGFDLSSLFESKRKVRSMFTSRWSAAEIMGKMEGIGKEMGMKVKRTKDFKVRMQGKTEGRKGQITVTAEVFEVAPEVAVVELCKSAGDTLEYNKLYEEQVRPALKDIVWSWHGDNNNNNNIIINDSNNSSNNYTSDENSGSDCERI from the coding sequence ATGGAGGAAGAACGGCGTGTCGTTCTGTTCGGGAAATACGAAATAGGAAGGCTTTTAGGCAAAGGAACCTTCGCTAAAGTCTACCACGCAAAACACATCACCACCGGCGAAAGCGTCGCGATCAAGATCATCAACAAAGACCACGTCATGAAACGTAACGGCATGATGGATCAGATCAAGCGCGAGATCTCCATCATGAAGCTCGTCCGCCACCCCAACATCGTCGAGCTCAAAGAAGTCATGGCGACCAAGACGAAGATCTTCTTCGTGATGGAGTTCGTCAGAGGCGGAGAGCTTTTCGCCAAAGTCGTTAAAGGGAAACTTAAAGAAGACGCGGCGCGTAGATATTTCCAGCAGCTGATCTCGGCCGTCGATTTCTGCCACAGCAGGGGCGTCTCTCACCGCGATCTGAAGCCGGAGAATCTCCTCGTCGACGAGAACGGAGATCTCAAGGTCTCCGACTTCGGACTCTCGGCCTTGCCCGAGCAGCTTCTCCAAGACGGATTGCTACACACTCAGTGCGGCACGCCTGCTTACGTGGCGCCAGAGGTTTTGAGAAAGAAGGGATACGATGGCGCGAAAGCGGATATTTGGTCGTGCGGCGTCGTTTTGTACGTGCTTCTCGCTGGATACCTTCCGTTTCAAGAAGAGAATCTCATGAACATGTATCGAAAGATCTTCAAGGCGGAGTTCGATTTTCCTCCATGGTTTTCCCCCGAGGCGAGGAGGCTGATCTCGAAGCTCCTCGTCGTCGATCCGGAGAAACGGATCTCGATCCCGGCGATCACGCGGACGCCGTGGTTTCGGAAAAGCTTCAAAGCTCCGATGATCACGGTCCTTAACGACggcgaggaggaggaggacggAGCGGCGGCGCCGGCGGTGGTGGTGTCGCCGAAGTTTTTCAACGCGTTTGAGTTTATCTCGTCGATGTCGTCGGGGTTCGATCTGTCGAGTTTGTTCGAGAGCAAGAGGAAGGTGAGGTCCATGTTCACGTCGCGGTGGTCAGCGGCGGAGATAATGGGGAAGATGGAAGGGATCGGGAAGGAGATGGGGATGAAGGTGAAGAGGACGAAGGATTTCAAGGTGAGGATGCAGGGGAAGACGGAGGGGAGGAAGGGGCAGATAACGGTGACGGCGGAGGTTTTCGAGGTTGCGCCGGAGGTTGCCGTCGTGGAGCTGTGTAAATCGGCTGGAGACACTCTGGAGTATAACAAGTTGTATGAGGAGCAAGTCAGGCCGGCGTTGAAGGACATCGTGTGGTCGTGGCACGgtgacaataataataataataatattattattaatgacaGTAATAATAGTAGTAATAATTATACTAGCGATGAAAACTCTGGTAGTGACTGTGAGAGAATATAA
- the LOC106348514 gene encoding phospholipase D Z translates to MRRVLLYAFVLVLASLSLPRFVDSSDRCKAWLVQSNPTDMPELPLIPGVLSTGDVFQWLANNSTRSLDIIAQYWQLLASPKDPRSGDFGYSDSDLQQFGAHLGSLVYKSIDSAANRNVSIRLLSHSGVYPEYTKEPSDLANGRPNVKNVTLLLSKWYGSGIVHAKVWISDDRDVYIGSANNDWKSLTQVKEVGIYLSGCSQIARKIKTYFDNLWRLASLDSSVHTRNASDQQWLINRTVPCWSRFIPSKARCKSPLPSYIETPNVSPGYPPLSDPEMFNIDIGTLPRNRSCQETQPSYLSFAPPELLFGKHQSDEQGWIDTIKSVVEGGTVRINTMDWLGQSQYTNPTVYWSSLSSAVSEIVFAKKAKVKILVAYWGHFIPATDGYLRSLLYSNVLCSSSSVQSKCFGQVEIRYYMVPGFNKTGPAVRNGTKTGNLYPGYTRVNHGKYVVSDLRAHIGTSNLVWDYFYATSGLSFGTYNTEIVLKLQEIFDADWNSPYVVPVQEFGQDV, encoded by the exons atgaggAGAGTACTTCTATACGCATTCGTTTTGGTTCTAGCTTCCCTCTCCCTACCACGTTTTGTAGATTCTTCCGACCGATGCAAAGCTTGGCTAGTTCAGTCCAACCCCACTGACATGCCCGAGCTTCCTCTCATCCCTGGTGTACTTTCCACAG GTGATGTGTTTCAGTGGCTTGCAAACAATTCAACAAGATCACTTGACATCATAGCACAGTACTGGCAGCTTCTTGCTAGTCCAAAGGATCCTCGCTCTGGCGATTTCGGTTACTCGGATTCAGATTTGCAGCAGTTTGGAGCTCATCTTGGTTCTCTTGTTTACAAATCCATCGACAGTGCTGCTAATCGCAACGTTAGCATCAG ATTATTATCTCATTCAGGAGTATACCCAGAGTACACCAAAGAACCATCTGATCTTGCTAATGGAAGACCAAACGTGAAGAATGTGACTTTGCTACTAAGCAAATGGTACGGCTCAGGGATTGTTCATGCCAAGGTTTGGATTTCAGATGACCGCGATGTTTATATAGGATCTGCCAACAATGATTGGAAGTCTTTAACTCAG GTGAAAGAAGTTGGGATATACTTAAGTGGATGTTCACAAATTGCTAGAAAGATCAAAACTTATTTCGATAACTTGTGGAGATTAGCCTCTCTTGACTCTTCAGTTCACACGAGAAATGCATCAGATCAACAATGGTTGATCAATAGAACTGTTCCTTGCTGGTCACGTTTTATACCTAGCAAAGCGAGATGCAA GTCACCTCTTCCAAGTTACATAGAGACACCTAATGTTTCACCAGGTTATCCTCCACTGTCTGATCCTGAGATGTTCAATATCGACATCGGAACTCTCCCTAGAAACCGTTCTTGTCAAGAAACGCAACCGAGTTATCTATCTTTTGCACCACCTGAG CTTTTGTTTGGAAAGCATCAATCTGATGAACAAGGATGGATAGACACAATCAAATCAGTAGTGGAAGGAGGAACAGTGAGGATCAATACAATGGATTGGCTTGGTCAGTCTCAGTACACTAATCCCACGGTTTACTGGTCATCACTTTCTTCTGCGGTTTCCGAG ATTGTTTTTGCCAAGAAAGCCAAAGTGAAGATCCTAGTAGCATATTGGGGTCATTTCATTCCGGCCACTGATGGTTACTTGAGGTCGCTGCTCTACTCCAATGTTCTTTGCTCATCTTCCTCTGTGCAAAGTAAATGTTTTGGCCAAGTGGAGATCAGATACTACATGGTTCCTGGTTTTAACAAGACAGGACCTGCTGTCAGAAACGGGACTAAAACGGGAAACCTATATCCAGGTTACACGAGGGTGAATCATGGGAAGTATGTGGTCAGCGACCTTAGGGCTCACATAGGAACCAGCAATTTGGTTTGGGACTATTTTTATGCGACAAGTGGTTTGAGCTTTGGAACATACAATACAGAGATTGTGTTGAAGCTTCAGGAGATCTTTGATGCAGATTGGAACTCTCCCTATGTAGTTCCAGTTCAAGAATTTGGAcaagatgtttaa
- the LOC106348513 gene encoding early nodulin-like protein 3 produces the protein MARTTLLETSCLYFFCLLLLADLACCKEILVGGKSSAWKIPSSPSESLNKWAESLRFHVGDSLVWKYDGEKDSVLQVTKEAYINCNTTNPAANYSNGDTKVKLDRSGPFFFISGTKSNCIEGEKLHIVVMSSRGGHTGGFFTGSAPSPAPSHALLGTPAVPPATGSASSLTRRIGVFGLVGLAIVLLYQ, from the exons ATGGCTCGGACAACTCTACTTGAGACTTCCTGTCTATACTTCTTCTGCTTACTGTTGTTGGCTGATCTCGCCTGTTGCAAAGAGATTCTGGTCGGAGGCAAATCCAGCGCCTGGAAAATCCCTTCTTCGCCTTCTGAATCCCTCAACAAATGGGCTGAGAGTTTGCGGTTTCACGTCGGCGATTCTCTCG TGTGGAAGTACGATGGAGAAAAGGACTCGGTTCTGCAAGTGACTAAAGAAGCTTACATCAACTGCAACACCACGAACCCAGCAGCTAATTACAGCAATGGAGACACCAAGGTGAAGCTAGATAGATCTGgtcctttcttcttcatcagcgGCACCAAGAGCAATTGCATCGAAGGCGAGAAGCTTCACATTGTTGTCATGTCCTCTCGTGGGGGACACACTGGTGGTTTCTTCACCGGCTCTGCTCCTTCTCCGGCACCTTCTCATGCTCTCTTGGGAACTCCAGCTGTTCCACCTGCAACCGGTTCAGCTTCTTCTTTGACCAGAAGAATTGGAGTTTTTGGACTTGTTGGATTAGCAATTGTTCTGCTCTACCAATAA
- the LOC106348517 gene encoding cytochrome P450 71B11-like → MSMLYIIVAIIFFASILAAKNTRKTKKNLPPGPPRLPIIGNLHQLGSKPHRSMLKLSEEYGSLMSLRFGNVSTVVASSPETVKDVLKTFDADCCSRPYLTYAARLSHNLNDLAFSPYSKYWREVRKMTVLELYTAKRVKSFRHIREEEVVSFIDFLKQSASLANPVNLNKKLMKLSGSVICRVGFGMNLEGSKLENTYEEVIQGIMEVLGSFAAADYFPVIGKLIDRITGLHSKCEKVFKAMDAFFDQSIKHHLEDESLEDDIIALLLKMERGETSLGEFQLTRNHTKGILLNILIAGVDTSGHAITWVMTHLITNPRVLKKVQAEVRQVIRNKNHITEEDIERLEYLKMVIKETFRISPLVPLLIPREASKDIKIGGYDIPKKTWIHVNIWAVQRNPNVWKDPEAFIPERFMDNEIDYKGLDFELLPFGSGRRMCPGIGMGMALVNLTLTNLLYRFDWKLPDGMDAKDVDLEESYGLVCPKKVPLQLIPILTQWT, encoded by the exons ATGAGTATGTTGTATATCATCGTTGCAATCATCTTCTTTGCATCTATACTCGCTGCAAAGAACACCAGAAAGACAAAGAAAAACCTACCTCCTGGACCACCTAGACTTCCTATAATTGGCAACTTGCACCAACTGGGATCCAAACCTCACCGTTCGATGCTCAAGTTATCTGAAGAATATGGATCTCTAATGTCCCTCAGGTTCGGAAACGTGTCTACCGTAGTGGCGTCAAGTCCAGAGACGGTGAAGGATGTCTTAAAGACGTTCGACGCAGATTGTTGTTCCCGACCTTATTTGACTTATGCTGCAAGACTTTCACACAATTTAAATGATCTTGCCTTTTCTCCTTATAGCAAATATTGGAGGGAAGTACGGAAGATGACGGTTCTTGAACTCTACACCGCGAAAAGGGTCAAATCTTTTCGACatataagagaagaagaagttgtttcCTTTATTGATTTCCTGAAACAATCTGCTTCCTTGGCCAACCCCGTTAACTTGAACAAGAAGTTAATGAAGTTGTCTGGAAGTGTGATTTGTAGAGTTGGTTTTGGGATGAATCTTGAAGGGAGCAAACTCGAGAATACTTATGAGGAAGTCATTCAAGGAATCATGGAGGTGTTGGGGAGTTTTGCAGCAGCAGATTACTTCCCGGTAATTGGTAAATTAATCGATAGGATCACAGGGTTACATAGCAAATGTGAGAAGGTTTTTAAAGCAATGGATGCATTTTTCGATCAATCTATAAAGCATCATCTTGAAGACGAGAGCCTTGAAGATGATATCATAGCCTTGCTCTTAAAAATGGAACGGGGAGAGACTTCACTTGGAGAGTTTCAACTTACAAGAAACCACACCAAAGGAATTCTTCTA AATATTCTTATTGCTGGAGTAGACACTTCTGGCCACGCGATAACATGGGTGATGACACATTTGATTACAAACCCAAGAGTTCTGAAGAAAGTGCAAGCTGAGGTTCGACAAGttataagaaacaaaaaccaTATCACAGAAGAAGATATCGAACGACTCGAGTATCTCAAAATGGTGATTAAAGAAACATTTAGGATAAGCCCACTTGTGCCACTTCTTATTCCAAGAGAGGCTTCAAAAGATATCAAGATTGGAGGTTACGACATTCCAAAGAAGACATGGATCCATGTCAACATATGGGCTGTTCAAAGGAATCCAAACGTTTGGAAAGATCCAGAAGCGTTCATCCCCGAGAGATTCATGGACAATGAGATTGACTATAAAGGTTTAGACTTTGAACTGTTGCCGTTTGGTAGTGGAAGGAGGATGTGCCCTGGTATTGGTATGGGTATGGCTTTGGTAAACTTGACTCTTACCAATCTTCTTTACCGTTTCGATTGGAAGCTTCCGGATGGAATGGATGCAAAAGATGTTGATCTTGAAGAATCATATGGACTCGTATGTCCTAAGAAAGTTCCACTTCAGCTTATCCCGATTCTTACTCAATGGACTTGA